The Denitrificimonas caeni genome has a segment encoding these proteins:
- a CDS encoding sulfate/molybdate ABC transporter ATP-binding protein, translating into MLLDLDISKTMRSGNREFRLDLSYSASNDRLVILGPSGSGKSLLLQMIAGLLKPDSGYLKLAGRTLFDQKQGVNLTPQQRQVAFLFQNYALFPHLSVRQNVAFSLRRGLFNPSTKVASKAVDYWLDNFGLEPVQHQRPHELSGGQRQRTALARALVTEPRALLLDEPFSALDPDLRIHMRKELRELQERLAVPLILITHDVEDVKVFSNETLCLKDGQIDQERQQLLRAAIA; encoded by the coding sequence ATGCTACTAGATCTAGATATCAGTAAAACCATGCGCTCTGGCAACCGTGAGTTTCGCTTAGATTTAAGCTATAGCGCGAGCAATGATCGCTTGGTGATTTTAGGGCCATCTGGCTCAGGAAAAAGCTTGCTGCTGCAAATGATTGCTGGGTTACTTAAACCCGATAGCGGTTATTTAAAGCTGGCTGGGCGCACTTTGTTTGATCAAAAACAGGGAGTTAACCTGACCCCACAACAGCGTCAAGTGGCGTTTCTATTTCAAAATTATGCGCTTTTTCCGCACCTGAGTGTGCGCCAGAACGTTGCTTTTAGTTTACGCCGCGGCCTGTTCAATCCAAGTACCAAGGTGGCCAGTAAGGCAGTGGATTATTGGCTGGATAACTTTGGTTTAGAGCCTGTGCAGCACCAACGACCCCATGAGCTATCTGGCGGTCAGCGCCAGCGTACTGCTTTGGCGCGGGCACTGGTGACTGAGCCGCGTGCATTGCTGCTGGACGAGCCGTTTTCTGCACTGGACCCTGATTTGCGCATTCATATGCGTAAAGAATTGCGTGAACTGCAAGAGCGTTTAGCCGTGCCGCTGATTTTGATTACCCACGATGTTGAGGACGTTAAAGTCTTTTCCAATGAAACCCTGTGCTTGAAAGATGGGCAGATTGATCAAGAGCGTCAGCAACTGCTGCGAGCCGCAATCGCGTAA
- a CDS encoding aromatic amino acid transaminase gives MSLFSAVEMAPRDPILGLNEAFNADTRPHKVNLGVGVYYSEAGRIPLLKAVELAEKTRAEAHAPRGYLPIEGVGTYDSAVQKLLFGADSEIIKSGRCVTSQAIGGTGALKIGADYLKRLLPDAVVAISDPSWQNHRALFEAAGFPVQNYRYYDAARQGVDLEGMLEDLRQLPRQSIIVLHACCHNPTGVDLSIEQWQAVLKVLQECEHVPFLDIAYQGFAEGIYEDAAAVRLFADSGMPFFVSSSFSKSFSLYGERVGALSIVADSAEEAGRVMSQLKLVIRTNYSNPPTHGATVVGLVLNTPELNALWQKELGEMRERIQLMRKLMVEQLAAKGAKRDFSFVAEQRGMFSYSGLTKEQVDRLRDEFAIYAVSSGRICVAALNLNNIDAVTDAIVQVL, from the coding sequence ATGAGCCTGTTCTCTGCCGTCGAAATGGCGCCACGCGACCCAATCTTGGGTCTGAACGAAGCTTTTAACGCCGATACCCGTCCACACAAAGTCAACCTCGGTGTTGGTGTGTATTACAGTGAAGCTGGACGTATTCCCCTTCTTAAAGCAGTTGAGTTAGCTGAAAAGACCCGCGCTGAGGCACACGCTCCGCGTGGTTACTTGCCCATTGAAGGGGTTGGTACATACGACAGTGCCGTACAGAAACTGTTATTTGGTGCCGACTCAGAAATTATCAAGTCGGGCCGCTGTGTTACCAGTCAAGCGATTGGTGGTACCGGTGCCTTAAAAATTGGTGCTGACTACCTCAAGCGTTTGTTACCAGATGCAGTGGTCGCAATCAGCGATCCCAGCTGGCAAAACCACCGCGCACTGTTTGAAGCAGCGGGCTTTCCGGTACAAAACTACCGTTACTACGATGCTGCGCGACAAGGCGTTGATCTCGAAGGCATGTTGGAAGACCTGCGTCAGCTACCGCGGCAATCCATTATAGTTTTGCATGCTTGCTGTCATAACCCAACCGGGGTTGACCTGAGTATTGAGCAATGGCAAGCAGTGCTTAAAGTGTTACAGGAATGTGAGCATGTGCCCTTTTTAGACATTGCCTACCAAGGTTTTGCCGAAGGTATTTATGAAGATGCAGCGGCTGTGCGCTTGTTTGCTGACTCTGGCATGCCCTTCTTTGTTTCCAGCTCTTTCTCCAAGTCGTTTTCCTTGTATGGCGAGCGTGTGGGGGCTTTATCTATCGTTGCCGACTCTGCAGAAGAAGCTGGTCGCGTCATGTCGCAACTTAAGCTAGTCATTCGCACCAACTACTCTAACCCGCCCACCCATGGTGCCACTGTGGTTGGTTTGGTTTTGAATACCCCTGAGCTGAATGCTCTGTGGCAAAAAGAGCTGGGCGAAATGCGCGAGCGTATTCAACTGATGCGCAAGCTGATGGTCGAGCAGTTGGCAGCCAAAGGAGCGAAAAGAGATTTTAGTTTTGTTGCTGAGCAGCGCGGTATGTTTTCTTACTCAGGTCTAACTAAAGAGCAAGTGGATCGTCTGCGTGACGAGTTTGCCATTTATGCAGTCTCCAGTGGGCGTATTTGTGTTGCTGCACTAAACCTCAACAACATTGATGCAGTCACCGACGCCATAGTGCAGGTATTGTAA
- the uvrB gene encoding excinuclease ABC subunit UvrB gives MSRFELVTQFQPAGDQPEAIRKLVAGIESGLSHQTLHGVTGSGKTFSMANVIQQVQRPAIVLAPNKTLAAQLYGEFKEFFPNNAVEYFVSYYDYYQPEAYVAASDTFIEKDASINDHIEQMRLSATKALLERPDVIIVATVSCIYGLGSPESYLKMVVHLDRGDRIDQRTLLARLADLQYTRNEVDFSRATFRVRGDVIDVYPAESDFEAIRVELFDDEVESISAFDPLTGKVIGKLPRFTFYPKSHYVTPRETLLEAIEHIKVELAERLEYLRNNDQLVEAQRLEQRTRFDLEMILELGYCNGIENYSRYLSGRDPGAPPPTLYDYLPDNALLIIDESHVSVPQIGAMYKGDRSRKENLVNYGFRLPSALDNRPMRFDEWEAVSPQTIFVSATPGHYEAEHAGQVVEQVVRPTGLIDPEIEVRPALTQVDDLLSQISARIAVDERILVTTLTKRMSEDLTEYLGDHGVKARYLHSDIDTVERVEIIRDLRMGVFDVLVGINLLREGLDMPEVSLVAILDADKEGFLRSERSLIQTIGRAARNLNGKAILYADRMTGSMERAIDETNRRREKQIAFNTEHNITPIGVKKSVKDIMEGAVVPGARSNKRKAQARAAEQAAEYDQLHRTPSDISKRIKQLEEEMYQLARDLEFEAAAQLRDEVQRLRLRLLEL, from the coding sequence ATGTCGCGCTTTGAGCTCGTCACACAGTTTCAACCCGCCGGTGATCAGCCCGAGGCCATCCGCAAGTTGGTTGCCGGTATTGAGTCAGGCCTTTCCCACCAAACTTTACATGGGGTAACTGGCTCTGGAAAAACCTTCAGCATGGCCAATGTGATCCAGCAAGTGCAGCGCCCAGCTATTGTTCTGGCACCAAATAAAACTTTGGCAGCGCAGTTGTACGGAGAGTTCAAAGAGTTTTTCCCGAACAACGCGGTTGAATATTTTGTCTCCTATTATGACTATTACCAGCCTGAAGCTTATGTGGCTGCCTCGGACACCTTTATTGAAAAAGATGCCTCGATTAATGATCACATTGAGCAAATGCGCTTGTCCGCGACCAAAGCACTGCTTGAGCGACCAGACGTTATAATTGTCGCCACTGTGTCCTGTATTTATGGTTTAGGTAGCCCAGAAAGTTACTTGAAAATGGTGGTGCACCTAGATCGCGGCGACCGCATTGATCAGCGCACGCTGTTGGCCCGTTTAGCTGATTTGCAATACACCCGCAACGAAGTGGATTTTTCCCGCGCGACATTCCGTGTGCGCGGGGATGTGATTGATGTGTATCCAGCTGAGTCTGATTTTGAAGCCATTCGGGTCGAGTTGTTTGATGATGAAGTGGAAAGCATCAGTGCCTTTGACCCACTGACAGGTAAAGTTATTGGCAAACTACCGCGTTTTACTTTTTACCCCAAGTCACACTATGTAACGCCCCGAGAAACACTGTTAGAGGCCATTGAGCATATTAAAGTGGAGCTTGCTGAGCGCTTAGAATACTTACGCAACAATGATCAGCTGGTGGAAGCCCAGCGCTTAGAGCAGCGCACCCGCTTTGATTTGGAAATGATTTTAGAGTTGGGGTATTGCAACGGTATTGAAAACTATTCGCGCTATTTGTCCGGTCGCGACCCCGGAGCGCCGCCACCGACTTTATACGATTATTTGCCGGATAACGCTTTACTGATAATTGATGAGTCCCACGTTTCAGTGCCGCAAATTGGTGCCATGTATAAGGGGGACCGTTCGCGTAAAGAAAACTTAGTCAACTATGGCTTTCGCCTGCCATCGGCACTGGATAACCGTCCGATGCGCTTTGACGAGTGGGAGGCTGTTAGCCCGCAAACTATTTTCGTTTCAGCCACGCCAGGGCATTACGAAGCTGAGCACGCGGGGCAAGTGGTTGAACAAGTGGTGCGTCCAACCGGTTTAATTGACCCGGAAATTGAAGTGCGTCCAGCACTGACGCAAGTGGACGATTTGCTTTCACAGATCAGCGCACGCATTGCTGTGGATGAGCGTATTTTAGTCACCACGCTTACCAAGCGCATGTCCGAAGATCTGACCGAATACCTGGGTGATCACGGAGTTAAAGCCCGCTATTTGCACTCAGATATTGATACGGTGGAACGGGTGGAGATTATCCGCGACCTGCGCATGGGGGTGTTTGATGTGTTGGTGGGTATTAACTTACTGCGTGAAGGCTTGGATATGCCTGAAGTTTCACTAGTGGCCATTCTTGATGCGGATAAAGAAGGTTTCCTACGCTCAGAGCGCTCACTGATTCAAACCATTGGCCGCGCAGCACGTAACCTAAACGGTAAGGCTATTTTATATGCTGACCGGATGACCGGCTCTATGGAGCGCGCCATTGATGAAACCAACCGCCGCCGTGAAAAACAAATTGCCTTTAATACTGAGCACAACATCACACCCATCGGCGTCAAGAAAAGTGTTAAAGACATTATGGAAGGCGCTGTGGTGCCCGGTGCGCGCAGTAATAAACGTAAGGCTCAAGCCCGCGCTGCCGAACAAGCTGCTGAATATGATCAACTGCACCGTACCCCCAGCGATATCAGCAAGCGGATCAAACAGTTGGAGGAGGAAATGTACCAGCTGGCCCGCGACCTCGAGTTTGAGGCAGCGGCGCAATTACGCGATGAAGTGCAACGCCTGCGTTTGCGCCTCTTGGAGTTGTAA
- the modB gene encoding molybdate ABC transporter permease subunit, translated as MESVWIALSLSLKVAGWATALNIVLGIGVGFFLARTRFFGRDLLDTLLTLPMVMPPTVLGYYLLVLVGRKSAFGAWLYDSFGINLIFTWQGAVIAATVVAFPLVFKPARAAFEAVDSELEQAARVLGVSELAIFFRITLPLAWRGILAGVLLAFARALGEFGATLMVAGSIPGKTQTLSIAVYEAVQAGKDDTANMLVVITSMVCVVVLLTASRLAPGRINERAR; from the coding sequence ATGGAATCAGTTTGGATAGCGCTCAGCTTGTCATTAAAAGTGGCAGGTTGGGCGACTGCGCTCAATATTGTCTTAGGTATTGGTGTTGGGTTCTTTTTAGCCCGCACGCGTTTTTTTGGCCGTGACTTATTGGATACCTTGCTGACCTTGCCCATGGTGATGCCGCCAACAGTGCTGGGTTATTACTTATTGGTCTTGGTTGGGCGTAAAAGTGCATTTGGCGCATGGCTGTATGACAGTTTCGGAATTAATCTGATTTTCACTTGGCAGGGGGCAGTGATTGCTGCCACGGTGGTGGCCTTTCCTTTGGTGTTTAAGCCAGCGCGGGCTGCTTTTGAAGCGGTGGACAGTGAACTTGAACAAGCTGCTCGAGTTTTGGGCGTGTCTGAGTTGGCGATTTTCTTTCGCATTACTTTGCCGCTGGCCTGGCGCGGTATTTTGGCCGGTGTTTTGTTAGCCTTTGCCCGCGCGCTGGGTGAGTTTGGCGCAACCTTAATGGTGGCCGGCAGTATCCCCGGCAAAACCCAAACCCTGTCCATTGCCGTCTATGAAGCGGTGCAGGCGGGTAAAGATGATACGGCCAATATGTTGGTAGTCATCACCTCCATGGTCTGCGTGGTGGTGTTGTTAACTGCCAGTCGTTTAGCACCGGGGCGTATCAATGAGCGGGCGAGGTAG
- a CDS encoding DUF6685 family protein has protein sequence MGRSTFSGSLLSRFRALFKSADFDASTFTPERIAARIQLPFAGLEVPPLTISWKKNLYFQHLYELPRGALSGPVQEDKAAAHALLAKLVNKDIDTETIVDLRDVYGLTEPLAELTGMQDLETLAASKECRHIRIISYRDFEKTITQAIPLFLSDEPIYLRQASWLGESLFWSGEQHSYEFACAVVYARRRGLELPKRTHICRYSLNINTLQTVKQTYHMLIMPEQAWSDREFMAILLHSGCPYARLALNKAPAPLEVLLLPKNQATADTLGKGLLMAGAQDACEILLQLALH, from the coding sequence ATGGGGCGTTCAACTTTTTCAGGGTCACTTCTGTCGCGCTTCAGGGCTTTATTTAAAAGCGCTGATTTTGACGCCAGCACCTTTACGCCAGAACGTATTGCTGCACGCATTCAGCTGCCATTTGCGGGTCTTGAAGTTCCACCGCTAACGATTTCTTGGAAAAAAAACCTCTACTTCCAACACCTGTACGAACTGCCTCGGGGCGCACTTTCTGGGCCGGTACAAGAAGATAAAGCGGCGGCGCATGCCTTACTTGCCAAATTGGTCAATAAAGACATTGATACTGAAACCATTGTCGATTTACGTGATGTATATGGCTTAACTGAACCCCTCGCCGAACTGACCGGCATGCAAGACTTAGAAACCCTTGCCGCCAGCAAAGAGTGTCGTCATATTCGCATTATCAGTTACCGCGACTTTGAGAAAACCATCACGCAAGCAATTCCGTTGTTTTTAAGTGATGAACCTATTTACTTACGCCAAGCCAGCTGGCTGGGTGAAAGCTTATTTTGGTCAGGTGAACAACACAGTTACGAATTCGCTTGCGCGGTTGTCTACGCCAGACGGCGCGGTTTAGAGTTGCCCAAGCGTACGCATATCTGCCGCTACTCGCTGAATATCAACACCTTACAAACTGTAAAGCAAACATACCACATGCTCATCATGCCCGAGCAAGCATGGAGTGACCGTGAGTTTATGGCTATTTTACTGCACTCCGGCTGCCCCTATGCTCGCTTGGCTTTAAACAAAGCACCTGCGCCATTGGAAGTACTGCTTTTACCGAAAAATCAAGCAACTGCAGACACTCTTGGCAAAGGCCTGCTCATGGCTGGCGCTCAGGATGCCTGTGAAATCCTGCTGCAACTTGCGCTGCACTAG
- the moaB gene encoding molybdenum cofactor biosynthesis protein B: protein MSHVSSQFVPLNVAVLTVSDTRTPETDTSGRYLNEQLLSTGHKVVERLILQDNLYQVRAQVANWIASDNVQVILITGGTGFTDRDSTPEAVSCLFDREVEGFGELFRQISYTEIGTSTIQSRALAGLANNTLICCMPGSTNACRTAWEGILLDQLDATHKPCNFVAHLGKKTACTGRD, encoded by the coding sequence ATGAGCCACGTAAGCAGCCAATTTGTGCCTTTAAATGTTGCAGTATTAACTGTCAGCGATACCCGCACCCCTGAAACTGATACTTCAGGACGCTACCTCAATGAGCAACTGCTCAGTACTGGCCACAAGGTGGTCGAACGCTTGATTTTGCAGGATAACCTATATCAAGTTCGTGCGCAGGTGGCGAACTGGATTGCCAGTGATAATGTACAGGTGATTTTGATCACCGGTGGCACTGGCTTTACTGATCGCGATAGTACGCCAGAGGCCGTCAGCTGCCTGTTTGACCGTGAAGTTGAGGGGTTTGGTGAGTTGTTCCGGCAAATCTCCTATACCGAAATAGGTACCTCGACAATTCAGTCCAGAGCCTTAGCAGGCCTGGCCAATAACACTCTGATTTGCTGCATGCCTGGTTCCACCAATGCTTGTCGCACCGCATGGGAAGGTATTTTGCTCGACCAGCTGGATGCAACCCATAAGCCTTGTAATTTTGTTGCTCACTTGGGCAAAAAAACGGCCTGCACAGGACGCGATTAA
- the modA gene encoding molybdate ABC transporter substrate-binding protein, with protein sequence MLKSSLKNLLAATILAASGSAFAAEVTVSAAASLTNAFKEIAENFEAAYPEHKVLLNFAGSGALLQQIAKGAPVDVFASADQVTMDKAQEQGLLADGSRQDFVQNTVVVITPANSQLELNELIDLQQDALQRLAVSNPESVPVGRYSKQALVTHNLWDALTDKIINTQNVRQSLDYVARDEVDAGFVYATDAAVMADKVKVQFTVPLETVVSYPIAVTKEGSRNELSQQFIDYTFNGESQAVLSKYGFSQP encoded by the coding sequence ATGCTTAAATCAAGTCTAAAAAATCTATTGGCAGCGACCATCCTAGCTGCCTCAGGCAGTGCCTTTGCTGCTGAAGTTACTGTGTCTGCAGCAGCCAGTTTGACCAACGCTTTTAAAGAAATTGCAGAGAATTTCGAAGCCGCGTACCCAGAGCACAAAGTACTGCTTAACTTTGCCGGCTCTGGGGCGCTGCTACAGCAAATTGCTAAAGGCGCACCAGTTGATGTGTTTGCTTCGGCAGACCAAGTCACCATGGATAAAGCGCAGGAGCAGGGTTTGTTGGCTGATGGCAGCCGTCAAGACTTTGTGCAAAACACTGTAGTAGTCATTACCCCTGCCAATAGCCAACTTGAGCTCAATGAGCTAATTGATCTGCAGCAAGACGCACTGCAGCGTTTAGCGGTGAGTAACCCTGAGAGCGTGCCGGTAGGACGCTACAGCAAGCAGGCGCTGGTCACGCATAACTTATGGGATGCCCTGACAGACAAAATCATTAACACCCAGAATGTGCGTCAGTCCTTAGACTATGTGGCCCGTGATGAGGTGGATGCAGGCTTTGTCTACGCCACCGATGCGGCAGTGATGGCTGATAAAGTGAAGGTGCAATTTACTGTGCCGTTAGAAACTGTCGTGAGTTACCCCATAGCAGTGACCAAAGAAGGCAGTCGCAATGAATTAAGCCAGCAATTTATTGACTACACCTTTAACGGTGAAAGTCAGGCTGTACTGAGTAAGTACGGTTTCAGCCAGCCCTAA
- the sulA gene encoding SOS-induced cell division inhibitor SulA: MTRQVSLKDQQIPLFEPLFSVGSSAVAPLLEAPLPVQKDSAVQDDGVFSEISLSGRSQQCLQLIAPILRELSEDENDRWLTLISPPKQITAQWLRDAGLNRERILVLRPRGMQSSQELACDALRLGCSHTVICWFNPLPRAARTRLSKAARAGTSQILNIRQPSTI; this comes from the coding sequence ATGACTCGCCAAGTATCACTTAAAGATCAGCAGATACCCTTATTTGAGCCGCTGTTTAGTGTTGGCAGTTCTGCGGTTGCGCCTCTGCTTGAAGCGCCCTTGCCAGTTCAAAAAGACTCAGCCGTGCAAGACGACGGCGTATTCAGTGAAATTTCTTTATCTGGCCGCAGCCAACAATGCCTACAGCTCATTGCGCCTATTTTGCGCGAGTTGAGTGAAGATGAAAATGACCGCTGGCTCACCTTGATATCACCACCAAAGCAAATTACCGCCCAATGGTTGCGGGATGCGGGTCTCAATCGAGAGCGTATTTTAGTTTTACGTCCCAGGGGCATGCAAAGCAGTCAAGAACTGGCCTGCGATGCACTACGCTTAGGTTGCAGTCATACGGTGATTTGCTGGTTTAACCCTTTACCTCGTGCGGCACGTACGCGCTTAAGCAAAGCAGCACGGGCAGGCACATCGCAAATCCTCAATATCCGTCAACCCTCCACGATCTGA
- the glp gene encoding gephyrin-like molybdotransferase Glp, with product MSLLNVDTALQILLEQAQSCASLGIEELPLDAAENRVLAEPLLAQFAMPPWPNSSMDGYAVRSTEVQAGQALPVSQKIFAGHSPEPLAEGTCARIFTGAPMPEGADAVEMQENTEELNDGTVRFMQTVPTAKFVRPKGQEAMPGDVILPAGIRLGPIELAMAASLGCAQVTVRRQLRVAVVSTGDELVEPGQPLAPGQIYNSNRTMLTQSLHRLSCAVIDMGILPDNAQLTRDRLAAMKDVDLLISSGGVSVGEADYLGQVIREEGELDFWKLALKPGKPFTLGRYQGVPVLGLPGNPTSSLVTFLLLARPYILTRMGVTEPMAQHFVVPVNFAMPVAGVRREFIRVALVDGRAEKLGNQCSGILRNATQAHGLLELPENTSCAVGDQLRFWPFSSLLN from the coding sequence ATGAGTTTGTTGAATGTCGATACGGCTCTGCAAATTTTACTGGAACAAGCGCAATCTTGTGCCAGCTTAGGGATTGAAGAGCTGCCTCTCGATGCTGCTGAGAATCGCGTATTAGCTGAGCCATTATTGGCTCAGTTTGCCATGCCGCCGTGGCCCAATAGCTCTATGGATGGCTATGCTGTGCGCAGTACCGAAGTGCAAGCAGGGCAGGCATTACCAGTCAGTCAGAAAATCTTTGCCGGACACAGTCCTGAGCCGTTGGCTGAAGGCACCTGTGCACGGATTTTTACCGGTGCGCCAATGCCAGAAGGCGCTGATGCGGTGGAAATGCAGGAAAACACCGAAGAACTTAACGACGGTACTGTGCGTTTTATGCAAACAGTGCCTACGGCTAAGTTTGTCCGCCCTAAAGGTCAAGAAGCCATGCCCGGTGATGTAATATTACCAGCGGGGATTCGTCTGGGGCCTATTGAGCTAGCCATGGCTGCATCCTTAGGTTGCGCGCAGGTCACAGTGCGCCGTCAATTGCGGGTGGCAGTGGTCTCTACTGGTGATGAGTTGGTCGAGCCCGGTCAGCCATTAGCTCCAGGACAGATTTATAACAGCAACCGCACTATGTTGACTCAAAGTTTGCACCGCTTAAGTTGTGCGGTTATTGATATGGGCATTCTACCCGATAATGCGCAGCTGACCCGAGACCGTTTAGCGGCCATGAAAGATGTTGATTTACTGATCAGCAGTGGCGGGGTGTCGGTGGGTGAGGCGGATTATCTGGGCCAAGTGATCCGTGAAGAAGGTGAGTTGGATTTTTGGAAGCTGGCATTAAAACCCGGCAAGCCCTTTACCTTAGGTCGCTACCAAGGTGTGCCAGTGCTCGGTTTACCCGGTAATCCCACTTCAAGCTTAGTGACTTTTTTATTATTGGCTCGGCCCTATATTTTGACCCGCATGGGGGTGACCGAGCCCATGGCACAGCACTTTGTCGTGCCAGTTAACTTTGCCATGCCAGTCGCTGGTGTGCGCCGTGAGTTTATTCGTGTGGCGCTAGTGGATGGTCGCGCGGAAAAACTGGGTAATCAATGTTCAGGAATTTTGCGCAATGCCACCCAAGCCCATGGTTTGCTTGAGCTGCCGGAAAACACCAGCTGTGCAGTGGGTGATCAGTTGCGTTTCTGGCCGTTTTCCAGCTTGCTCAATTAG
- the gltX gene encoding glutamate--tRNA ligase, with product MTTVRTRIAPSPTGDPHVGTAYIALFNMCFARQHGGQFILRIEDTDQVRSSTESEQQIFDSLRWLGIEWDEGPDVGGPHGPYRQSERADIYKKHADILVDRGHAFPCFCSAERLNEVRAQQMADKQTPAYDGLCSHLDPDEAQQRVAAGESHVIRMRMPTEGVCIVDDMLRGKVEIGWDRMDMQVLMKADGLPTYFLANVVDDHLMGITHVLRGEEWLPSAPKLIALYEYFGWEQPVLCYMPLLRNPDKSKLSKRKNPTSVTFYERMGYLPQAMLNYLGRMGWSMPDEREKFSLEEMIENFDINRVSLGGPIFDVEKLSWLNGQWLRELTVEQFADAAREWAFNRDYVMQIAPHVQGRVETLSEIAPLAGFFFSGAVPINAELFKHKKLDADQVRQTLQLVLWQLESLRQWDKDAIMASINATGALLDLKLRDIMPLMFPAITGQASSVSVLDAMAILGPDLTRYRLRQALEVLGGASKKEVKAWEKLLLDK from the coding sequence ATGACCACTGTACGTACCCGTATTGCACCCTCACCAACTGGTGATCCGCACGTTGGCACCGCTTATATTGCATTGTTTAATATGTGTTTTGCCCGTCAGCACGGTGGTCAGTTTATTCTGCGTATTGAAGACACTGATCAGGTCCGCTCAAGCACTGAATCAGAACAGCAAATTTTTGATTCATTGCGTTGGCTAGGTATTGAGTGGGATGAAGGCCCTGATGTAGGTGGCCCACACGGCCCTTATCGACAAAGCGAGCGTGCTGATATTTATAAAAAGCACGCCGATATACTGGTTGATAGAGGCCATGCTTTCCCATGTTTCTGCAGTGCTGAACGCCTTAACGAAGTGCGCGCCCAGCAAATGGCTGACAAACAAACCCCAGCTTACGATGGTCTATGTTCACATTTAGACCCGGATGAAGCGCAGCAGCGAGTTGCCGCTGGTGAGTCACACGTGATTCGCATGCGCATGCCCACTGAAGGCGTTTGTATCGTCGATGATATGCTGCGCGGTAAAGTTGAAATTGGCTGGGACCGCATGGATATGCAGGTGCTAATGAAAGCCGATGGTTTGCCCACCTACTTTTTAGCCAACGTAGTCGATGATCACTTAATGGGCATTACTCACGTGCTGCGCGGTGAAGAGTGGCTGCCATCTGCGCCTAAGTTGATTGCACTGTATGAGTACTTTGGCTGGGAGCAGCCTGTTTTATGCTACATGCCATTGTTGCGTAACCCTGACAAAAGTAAGCTTTCTAAGCGTAAAAACCCCACCTCGGTTACCTTCTATGAGCGTATGGGTTATTTGCCGCAAGCCATGCTCAACTATTTAGGCCGTATGGGTTGGTCAATGCCGGATGAGCGGGAGAAGTTTTCACTGGAAGAAATGATTGAGAATTTTGATATCAATCGTGTGTCCTTGGGTGGCCCAATCTTTGATGTGGAAAAACTGTCTTGGCTTAATGGTCAGTGGCTGCGTGAGCTGACTGTTGAGCAGTTTGCCGATGCTGCTCGCGAGTGGGCATTTAATCGTGACTACGTGATGCAAATTGCACCGCATGTGCAGGGTCGAGTAGAAACCTTAAGTGAAATTGCTCCGTTGGCCGGATTCTTTTTCTCTGGTGCTGTCCCCATTAACGCCGAGCTGTTCAAGCACAAAAAGCTCGACGCTGATCAAGTGCGTCAGACATTGCAGTTGGTACTGTGGCAGCTGGAATCTTTACGCCAGTGGGATAAAGACGCCATTATGGCCAGCATCAATGCAACTGGAGCGCTGCTGGATCTAAAGCTGCGCGACATCATGCCTTTAATGTTCCCTGCAATTACTGGACAAGCCAGTTCAGTTTCGGTGTTAGATGCCATGGCTATTCTTGGCCCGGACTTAACCCGCTACCGTTTACGTCAGGCCTTAGAAGTGCTGGGCGGCGCATCGAAGAAAGAAGTTAAAGCTTGGGAAAAGCTGCTGCTCGACAAATAA
- the lexA gene encoding transcriptional repressor LexA → MSKLTKRQAEILSFLKVWIEDNGYPPTRAEIAKELGFKSPNAAEDHLKALARKGAIEMIPGASRGLKIVEVESLDANGLTLNENELPVVGRVAAGEPILAEQHIESSCPVPPNLFKPRADYLLQVRGMSMKDIGILDGDLLAVHITQEARNGQVVVARIDDDVTVKRYKREGNTVWLLPENSDFEPIVVDLKTQELTIEGLSVGVIRR, encoded by the coding sequence ATGTCGAAGCTAACGAAACGTCAGGCAGAAATTTTAAGCTTTCTTAAGGTCTGGATTGAAGACAATGGTTACCCACCAACACGTGCTGAGATCGCTAAAGAGTTGGGGTTTAAGTCACCTAATGCCGCAGAAGATCACCTCAAAGCCCTAGCGCGCAAAGGTGCAATTGAAATGATTCCAGGCGCTTCTCGCGGCTTGAAAATAGTCGAGGTCGAAAGCTTAGACGCCAATGGCCTGACCCTCAATGAGAATGAGCTGCCGGTTGTCGGTCGAGTTGCTGCGGGCGAACCCATTTTGGCTGAGCAACATATTGAAAGCTCCTGCCCTGTGCCCCCCAACTTATTTAAACCAAGGGCAGATTACTTACTGCAAGTGCGCGGTATGAGTATGAAAGATATTGGTATCCTTGATGGCGACTTGCTCGCCGTTCATATCACTCAAGAAGCCCGTAACGGTCAAGTGGTTGTCGCCCGAATCGATGATGATGTCACTGTGAAACGTTATAAGCGTGAAGGTAATACGGTTTGGTTGTTACCTGAAAACAGCGACTTTGAACCAATTGTTGTTGATTTAAAAACACAAGAACTGACCATTGAAGGCTTAAGTGTCGGTGTTATACGCCGCTAG